One Oryza sativa Japonica Group chromosome 8, ASM3414082v1 DNA window includes the following coding sequences:
- the LOC4344527 gene encoding cation/H(+) antiporter 15, producing MSLAPPAARVHLQEVAVNVNKSLFCFDHDSGATSSGVFAGDDPLKFYFPLFLYHVCTVFALSRAINALLRRANVPLVISQILAGTLLGPSFLGHIAPRVGELFATPEGWVLINTIGGYAFTLHIFVIGVKTDLGMIRKSGNKAIAIAVLGTASPHLAMYITGLALKARVPAAWAASFLLTNLNSWWSLSAFIVVCCTLHDLNLLSSKLGRLAMSAALIGDFANTFAIAGVTSYLLAASPSEKLQRIGIASVIAFTTFIAFMALVARPAILRLIRDVPEGALLTEARLIAVLLICLTCSFTGELLGLHATYGPFMLGLMLPGGAPLGVTMAERLDRLVAAVLMPLLFAQGGMRLNVKKITDASTCALLETFLVVGVVSKFVASIMPCLYFRMPVRDAVVVGLMMNFKGITEVVYASAFEDAQVLDEQVYAAFMINVLLIGAASASAVKYMYHPEEKYVAYRRRTVEHKKLGEELRVVACIHSQDDVGPMLALLDASSPTPMSPLSVYLLHLMPLAGLTSSVLRHFKHGKRNCVPSGTTDSERVVNAFQFFVQQRPPGAASLVPYVCIAPYATMHDDVCAVALEKRAMLIVVPFHKRLAIDGSVEPTSHNAGAIQAANTNILNYSPCSVAILVDRGSLSTVAAAAAAADGFPHRVALYFLGGPDDREALALAATMAEDATIGLTVFRFMLPADRQSRGGEGDGEEDRRDEAELQEFVRRWVDDHRVAYSENMVGGSDEMVDVIRKTSPAFNLLVVGRRSESPESPLTAGISDWSEHLELGVLGDLLTSTDFGCRVSTLVVQQQTMAAAGESCRLPELPAKHKSDEPV from the exons TGCACCGTCTTCGCCCTCTCCCGCGCCATCAacgccctcctccgccgcgccaaCGTCCCCCTCGTCATCTCCCAGATCCTC GCCGGCACGCTTCTTGGCCCGTCGTTCCTCGGCCACATCGCGCCGCGCGTCGGCGAGCTGTTCGCGACGCCGGAGGGGTGGGTGCTCATCAACACGATCGGCGGCTACGCCTTCACGCTCCACATCTTCGTCATCGGCGTCAAGACGGACCTGGGCATGATCCGCAAGTCCGGCAATAAGGCGATCGCCATCGCCGTGCTCGGCACCGCCTCGCCGCACCTCGCCATGTACATCACCGGCCTCGCGCTCAAGGCGCGGgtgccggcggcgtgggcggcgtcgTTCCTCCTCACAAACCTCAACTCGTGGTGGTCGCTCTCGGCGTTCATCGTCGTGTGCTGCACGCTGCACGACCTCAACCTGCTGTCGTCCAAGCTCGGCCGCCTCGCCATGTCCGCGGCGCTCATCGGCGACTTCGCCAACAccttcgccatcgccggcgtcacctcctacCTCCTCGCGGCGAGCCCTTCGGAGAAGCTGCAGCGGATCGGCATCGCCTCCGTGATCGCCTTCACGACGTTCATCGCGTTCATGGCGCTCGTGGCGCGGCCGGCGATCCTGCGGCTGATCCGCGACGTGCCGGAGGGCGCCCTCCTCACCGAGGCGCGCCTCATCGCCGTGCTGCTCATCTGCCTCACCTGCAGCTtcaccggcgagctcctcgGCCTGCACGCCACGTACGGCCCGTTCATGCTCGGCCTGATGCtccccggcggcgcgccgctcgGGGTGACCATGGCGGAGCGGCTGGAccggctcgtcgccgccgtgctgaTGCCGCTGCTGTTCGCGCAGGGGGGGATGCGGCTGAACGTGAAAAAGATCACCGACGCCTCGACGTGCGCCCTCCTCGAGAcgttcctcgtcgtcggcgtcgtctccAAGTTCGTCGCCTCCATCATGCCGTGCCTCTACTTCCGGATGCCCGtccgcgacgccgtcgtcgtgggGCTCATGATGAACTTCAAGGGCATCACGGAGGTGGTGTACGCGTCGGCGTTCGAGGACGCCCAGGTGCTCGACGAGCAGGTGTACGCGGCGTTCATGATCAACGTGCTGCTGATCggcgccgcgtcggcgtcggcggtgaaGTACATGTACCACCCGGAGGAGAAGTACGTGGCGTAccggcggcggacggtggaGCACAAGAAGCTCGGCGAGGAGCTGCGCGTGGTGGCGTGCATCCACTCGCAGGACGACGTCGGGCCGATGCTGGCGCTACTCGacgcgtcgtcgccgacgccgatgTCGCCGCTCTCCGTctatctcctccacctcatGCCGCTCGCCGGCCTGACCAGCTCCGTGCTCCGGCACTTCAAGCACGGCAAGCGCAACTGCGTGCCGTCGGGGACCACCGACTCGGAGCGCGTCGTGAACGCGTTCCAGTTCTTCGTGCAGCAGCGGCCGCCGGGCGCGGCGTCGCTGGTCCCCTACGTGTGCATCGCGCCGTACGCCACCATGCACGACGACGTGTGCGCCGTGGCGCTCGAGAAGCGCGCCATGCTCATCGTCGTGCCCTTCCACAAGCGCCTCGCCATCGACGGGTCCGTCGAGCCGACGTCGCACAACGCCGGCGCGATCCAGGCGGCCAACACCAACATCCTCAACTACTCCCCCTGCTccgtcgccatcctcgtcgACCGCGGCAgcctctccaccgtcgccgccgccgccgccgcggccgacggGTTCCCGcaccgcgtcgcgctctacttCCTCGGCGGCCCGGACGACCGGGAGGCGCTGGCGCTGGCGGCGACCATGGCCGAGGACGCGACGATCGGGCTCACCGTGTTCCGGTTCATGCTGCCAGCGGACAGGCagagccgcggcggcgagggcgacggcgaggaggaccgCCGCGACGAGGCGGAGCTGCAGGAGTTCGTCCGGCGGTGGGTCGACGACCACCGCGTCGCCTACAGCGAGAACATGGTCGGTGGCTCCGACGAGATGGTGGACGTCATCCGGAAGACGAGCCCGGCGTTCAACCTGCTGGTCGTCGGCCGGCGATCGGAGAGCCCGGAGTCGCCGCTGACGGCCGGCATATCGGACTGGAGCGAGCACCTGGAGCTCGGCGTCCTCGGCGACCTCCTGACGTCGACAGACTTCGGATGCAGGGTGTCCACGCTGGTGGTGCAGCAGCAgaccatggcggcggccggagaaTCCTGCCGGTTGCCGGAGTTGCCTGCAAAGCACAAATCAGATGAACCTGTCTGA
- the LOC4344528 gene encoding uncharacterized protein isoform X1, which yields MQGGRGRRDGFFGFGDPFPGLGSFGQPGSLMSSFFGGANPFDDPFFTNPFGAMMGPSLLQPSMFGSFGSSMFGPHGNVNGLSNTGGFLQQAPEPSRPRGPIIQELSSDDEDGADVNKEDEKRNDNPRKHPRMAQMPYVEDPDEDTEADNKRSRHEQFERGYARASTSRPQPHTFMFQSSTVTYGGPNGACYTSSATRRTGGDGVTFEERKEADTTTGKATHRISRGIGNKGHSLTRKLSSDGNVDTMQTLHNLNEDELARFEESWQRNAVQNLSGWDPRVNMLGTGTARSGIRDGNQMLTLPAPGPGQSRGASSSRTKRPTQNTSSRRT from the exons ATGCAAGGGGGGAGAGGCAGGAGGGATGGTTTCTTCGGTTTTGGGGACCCCTTTCCAGGTTTGGGTAGCTTTGGACAACCAGGGAGCCTAATGTCAAGTTTCTTTGGTGGGGCAAATCCCTTTGATGATCCTTTCTTCACAAACCCTTTCGGTGCTATGATGGGACCTAGCTTGTTACAGCCAAGCATGTTTGGGAGCTTTGGGTCAAGCATGTTTGGGCCTCATGGAAATGTCAATGGACTGAGCAATACTGGAGGCTTCCTTCAGCAAGCTCCTGAACCAAGCAGGCCGAGAGGGCCAATAATCCAGGAGCTATCTTCAGATGATGAGGATGGCGCAGATGTGAATAAAGAAGATGAGAAGAGGAATGATAACCCTAGGAAGCATCCAAGGATGGCCCAAATGCCATATGTGGAGGATCCTGACGAAGATACTGAAG CAGATAATAAAAGATCTAGGCACGAGCAGTTTGAAAGGGGGTATGCCAGAGCCAGCACATCGCGTCCACAACCTCATACATTTATGTTTCAGAGCTCAACTGTTACGTATGGCGGTCCAAATGGAGCTTGTTACACGTCTTCAGCCACTAGGAGGACTGGTGGAGATGGA GTTACATTTgaagaaaggaaggaagcagACACGACCACTGGTAAAGCCACTCACAGGATTTCACGTGGAATTGGCAATAAG GGCCATTCATTGACAAGGAAACTGAGTTCTGATGGGAACGTTGACACGATGCAAACTTTGCACAACTTGAATGAAG ATGAGCTTGCTCGATTTGAGGAATCGTGGCAGAGAAATGCAGTGCAAAATCTGTCTGGTTGGGATCCCAGAGTGAACATGCTTGGCACTG GAACTGCTCGTTCTGGCATCCGAGATGGGAATCAGATGCTTACGCTTCCAGCACCTGGCCCTGGTCAATCCCGTGGCGCCAGTTCTTCTAGGACGAAGAGGCCCACCCAGAACACATCTTCCCGCCGCACTTAG
- the LOC4344528 gene encoding uncharacterized protein isoform X2, with the protein MQGGRGRRDGFFGFGDPFPGLGSFGQPGSLMSSFFGGANPFDDPFFTNPFGAMMGPSLLQPSMFGSFGSSMFGPHGNVNGLSNTGGFLQQAPEPSRPRGPIIQELSSDDEDGADVNKEDEKRNDNPRKHPRMAQMPYVEDPDEDTEDNKRSRHEQFERGYARASTSRPQPHTFMFQSSTVTYGGPNGACYTSSATRRTGGDGVTFEERKEADTTTGKATHRISRGIGNKGHSLTRKLSSDGNVDTMQTLHNLNEDELARFEESWQRNAVQNLSGWDPRVNMLGTGTARSGIRDGNQMLTLPAPGPGQSRGASSSRTKRPTQNTSSRRT; encoded by the exons ATGCAAGGGGGGAGAGGCAGGAGGGATGGTTTCTTCGGTTTTGGGGACCCCTTTCCAGGTTTGGGTAGCTTTGGACAACCAGGGAGCCTAATGTCAAGTTTCTTTGGTGGGGCAAATCCCTTTGATGATCCTTTCTTCACAAACCCTTTCGGTGCTATGATGGGACCTAGCTTGTTACAGCCAAGCATGTTTGGGAGCTTTGGGTCAAGCATGTTTGGGCCTCATGGAAATGTCAATGGACTGAGCAATACTGGAGGCTTCCTTCAGCAAGCTCCTGAACCAAGCAGGCCGAGAGGGCCAATAATCCAGGAGCTATCTTCAGATGATGAGGATGGCGCAGATGTGAATAAAGAAGATGAGAAGAGGAATGATAACCCTAGGAAGCATCCAAGGATGGCCCAAATGCCATATGTGGAGGATCCTGACGAAGATACTGAAG ATAATAAAAGATCTAGGCACGAGCAGTTTGAAAGGGGGTATGCCAGAGCCAGCACATCGCGTCCACAACCTCATACATTTATGTTTCAGAGCTCAACTGTTACGTATGGCGGTCCAAATGGAGCTTGTTACACGTCTTCAGCCACTAGGAGGACTGGTGGAGATGGA GTTACATTTgaagaaaggaaggaagcagACACGACCACTGGTAAAGCCACTCACAGGATTTCACGTGGAATTGGCAATAAG GGCCATTCATTGACAAGGAAACTGAGTTCTGATGGGAACGTTGACACGATGCAAACTTTGCACAACTTGAATGAAG ATGAGCTTGCTCGATTTGAGGAATCGTGGCAGAGAAATGCAGTGCAAAATCTGTCTGGTTGGGATCCCAGAGTGAACATGCTTGGCACTG GAACTGCTCGTTCTGGCATCCGAGATGGGAATCAGATGCTTACGCTTCCAGCACCTGGCCCTGGTCAATCCCGTGGCGCCAGTTCTTCTAGGACGAAGAGGCCCACCCAGAACACATCTTCCCGCCGCACTTAG
- the LOC4344529 gene encoding AT-hook motif nuclear-localized protein 1 gives MEAKSGEASVAPVAVATEATAATVSFQPQAAVAEQGSSSGGVLVPPPPMAAGGGGVVVAAAPVAGVVKVGKKRGRPRKYGPDGSLIRPLNATPISASVPMAASAVGPYTPASAVGAAMKRGRGRPLDFASTAKLHHHHQHQHHHQQQQFGFHFDSIGEMVACSAGANFTPHIITVAPGEDVTMKVISFSQQGPRAICILSANGVISNVTLRQPDSSGGTLTYEGRFELLSLSGSFMPTENSGTRSRSGGMSVSLASPDGRVVGGGVAGLLVAASPVQIVVGSFLPSYQMEQKNKKPRVEAAPALAQTPPAVPISSTDTHSSEQGQHSSVAPRTTNIVTSAYNPDQSWASPAQSIPDSARTPSGDVKVTASGA, from the exons ATGGAGGCCAAGTCGGGGGAAGCGAGCGTTGCGCCGGTGGCCGTGGCGACCgaggcaacggcggcgacggtgagcttCCAgccgcaggcggcggtggccgagCAGGGTAGCTCGAGCGGTGGTGTgctggtgccgccgccgcctatggcggcgggaggaggaggagttgtggtggcggcggcgccggtggcgggggTGGTGAAGGTGGGGAAGAAGAGGGGGAGGCCGAGGAAGTATGGGCCGGACGGGAGCCTGATCCGGCCGCTGAACGCGACGCCGATCTCGGCGTCGGTACCCATGGCGGCCTCCGCGGTGGGGCCCTacacgccggcgtcggcggtgggcgCCGCCATGAAGCGCGGGAGGGGTCGCCCCCTCGACTTCGCCTCCACGGCCAAgctccatcaccaccaccaacaccagcaccatcaccagcagcagcagttcgGCTTCCACTTCGACTCCATTG GTGAAATGGTGGCTTGTTCTGCTGGTGCGAATTTTACTCCTCACATCATCACTGTTGCTCCTGGAGAG GATGTGACTATGAAGGTCATATCATTTTCTCAACAAGGACCACGAGCTATCTGTATTCTATCTGCTAATGGTGTGATATCAAACGTTACACTGCGTCAACCTGATTCCTCGGGTGGCACATTAACTTACGAG GGACGTTTTGAGTTGCTATCTTTGTCTGGATCGTTTATGCCTACTGAAAACAGCGGAACACGGAGTCGGTCAGGTGGGATGAGCGTTTCTCTTGCCAGCCCAGATGGCCGTGTTGTCGGTGGTGGAGTTGCTGGCCTTCTGGTGGCAGCAAGTCCTGTTCAG ATTGTTGTCGGAAGCTTCCTACCAAGCTATCAAATGGAACAGAAGAATAAGAAGCCTAGGGTGGAAGCGGCACCCGCCCTTGCACAGACTCCTCCTGCTGTTCCAATCTCTAGTACCGATACGCACAGCAGCGAGCAAGGGCAGCACAGCTCCGTCGCCCCAAGAACAACAAACATCGTAACCTCAGCATACAACCCAGACCAGAGCTGGGCATCTCCTGCTCAGTCGATACCTGACAGCGCGAGAACACCATCGGGCGATGTGAAGGTCACCGCCTCTGGAGCCTGA
- the LOC4344530 gene encoding ACT domain-containing protein ACR8 — protein MEWLDEYEKLVIRMNTPRVVIDNAVCSTATLVQVDSARKTGVLLEAVQVLADLDLSINKAYISSDGRWFMDVFHVTDRLGCKLTDDSVITYIEQSLGTWNGPARPAALEGLTALELTGADRTGLISEVFAVLADMDCAVVEARSWTHRGRLGCLVFLRDEEADTERMARIEARLGHLLRGDSTGAGGAVAAVPAAAVAHAERRLHQLMSADRDQEERAAAAAAASPTPAVSVQSWAERGYSVVTVQCRDRPKLLFDVVCTLTDMDYVVFHGTIDTTGDQAHQEFYIRHADGSPISSEAERHRVSQCLQDAIERRSLEGVRLELCTPDRPALLSDVTRTFRENGLLVAQAEVSTKGDMASNVFYVTDAAGHAVEQSAIDAVRQRVGMDCLVAREEHRPQLYQKAGPRDAVDGNGGGGGIGLFYLGNFVKRNLVSLGLIKSCS, from the exons atggaGTGGCTGGACGAGTACGAGAAGCTGGTGATCAGGATGAACACGCCGAGGGTGGTGATCGACAATGCTGTGTGCTCGACGGCGACGCTCGTCCAG GTGGACAGCGCGAGGAAGACGGGGGTGCTGCTCGAGGCGGTGCAGGTGCTCGCCGACCTCGACTTGTCCATCAACAAGGCCTACATCTCGTCGGATGGGAGGTGGTTCATGGATGTCTTCCATGTGACCGACCGCCTCGGTTGCAAGCTCACCGACGACAGCGTCATCACCTACATCGAGCAG TCTCTGGGGACGTGGAACGggccggcgcggccggcggcgctcgAGGGGTTGACGGCGCTGGAGCTGACGGGGGCTGACCGGACGGGGCTCATCTCGGAGGTGTTCGCCGTGCTCGCCGACATGGACTGCGCCGTCGTGGAGGCCCGCTCGTGGACGCACCGCGGCCGCCTCGGCtgcctcgtcttcctccgcgacgaggaggCCGACACCGAGAGGATGGCGCGCATCGAGGCCCGCCTCGGTCACCTCCTCCGCGGCGactccaccggcgccggcggcgccgtggccgccgtccccgccgccgccgtcgcgcacgccgagcgccgcctccaccagctCATGTCGGCCGACCGCGACCAggaggagcgcgcggcggcggcggcggcggcgtccccgaCCCCCGCCGTGTCCGTCCAGAGCTGGGCGGAGCGCGGGTACTCGGTGGTCACCGTCCAGTGCCGCGACCGCCCCAAGCTGCTCTTCGACGTCGTCTGCACGCTCACCGACATGGACTACGTCGTGTTCCACGGCACCATCGACACCACCGGCGACCAAGCGCACCAGGAGTTCTACATCCGCCACGCCGACGGGAGCCCCATCAGCTCCGAGGCCGAGCGCCACAGAGTGAGCCAATGCCTCCAGGACGCCATTGAACGGAGATCACTAGAG GGAGTGAGACTGGAGCTGTGCACGCCGGACCGGCCGGCGTTGCTGTCGGATGTCACCCGGACATTCAGGGAGAACGGGTTGCTGGTGGCGCAGGCGGAGGTGTCCACCAAGGGCGACATGGCCTCCAATGTGTTCTATGTCACCGACGCCGCTGGCCACGCCGTCGAGCAGAGCGCCATTGATGCCGTGAGGCAGAGGGTTGGCATGGACTGTCTCGTTGCCAGGGAGGAGCACCGGCCGCAGCTCTACCAGAAAGCTGGGCCGCGCGACGCCGTCgatggcaatggcggcggcggcggcattgggcTGTTCTACCTTGGCAACTTCGTCAAGAGGAACCTGGTCAGCTTGGGATTGATCAAATCGTGCTCGTAG